From Nicotiana tabacum cultivar K326 chromosome 22, ASM71507v2, whole genome shotgun sequence, one genomic window encodes:
- the LOC107788262 gene encoding uncharacterized protein LOC107788262 isoform X2 encodes MLQNRPNEIPEVQFRQFIEYWDDEDVQRATKENNEELSKSEMFITTRTKKGRKFIQILKLQYLNFRIVKVPKKQQMMHLGLYLERSSLVGLDAMVDR; translated from the exons ATGCTACAAAATCGTCCCAATGAGATACCTGAAGTTCAGTTTCGTCAATTTATTGAGTATTGGGATGACGAAGATGTCCAA CGCGCAACCAAAGAGAACAATGAGGAACTATCAAAGTCTGAAATGTTTATTACAACTCGTACAAAAAAGGGAAGGAAGTTCATACAAATACTCAAGTTGCAATA TCTGAACTTCAGAATCGTCAAAGTTCCGAAGAAACAACAGATGATGCATTTAGGGTTGTATTTGGAAAGGAGCAGCCTGGTCGGGTTAGATGCTATGGTAGATCGGTGA
- the LOC107788262 gene encoding uncharacterized protein LOC107788262 isoform X1 has product MTGLRDAWKRHKRNIKKKYFDKNATIEQMLQNRPNEIPEVQFRQFIEYWDDEDVQRATKENNEELSKSEMFITTRTKKGRKFIQILKLQYLNFRIVKVPKKQQMMHLGLYLERSSLVGLDAMVDR; this is encoded by the exons ATGACTGGTCTTCGTGATGCTTGGAAGCGACACAAGAGGAATAttaagaagaaatattttgataaaaatgctaCTATTGAACAAATGCTACAAAATCGTCCCAATGAGATACCTGAAGTTCAGTTTCGTCAATTTATTGAGTATTGGGATGACGAAGATGTCCAA CGCGCAACCAAAGAGAACAATGAGGAACTATCAAAGTCTGAAATGTTTATTACAACTCGTACAAAAAAGGGAAGGAAGTTCATACAAATACTCAAGTTGCAATA TCTGAACTTCAGAATCGTCAAAGTTCCGAAGAAACAACAGATGATGCATTTAGGGTTGTATTTGGAAAGGAGCAGCCTGGTCGGGTTAGATGCTATGGTAGATCGGTGA